In the Flagellimonas sp. MMG031 genome, one interval contains:
- a CDS encoding N-acetylmuramoyl-L-alanine amidase-like domain-containing protein: MRNSIFMALLMLGGFANAQHITCSPEDKSLFEHKIADLKQTRASSLGDTIALVGQSFLGTPYVEKTLEVGDKETLVINFGGLDCTTFVENVMAFSLMLKRQQTNFESFTKNLETVRYRNGDLKGYPSRLHYFTEWIRNNEKKGLVKDITAELGGVALEKPINFMGTHRDLYPFLANDTNFKAMLTVEKELAKEKLCYLPKDQIESKEQLIKSGDIIALATSIKGLDVTHTGIAIHQPDGRLHLLHASSKNGEVEISELPLADYLKNIKSNIGIIVARPTLLPL, translated from the coding sequence ATGAGAAATAGCATATTCATGGCCCTTTTGATGTTGGGAGGCTTCGCCAATGCCCAACACATCACCTGTTCTCCTGAGGACAAATCCTTGTTTGAGCATAAAATCGCCGATCTAAAGCAAACAAGGGCATCGAGTCTGGGAGATACCATTGCCTTGGTGGGACAGTCTTTTTTGGGAACGCCTTATGTGGAAAAAACACTGGAAGTTGGGGATAAGGAAACCTTGGTAATCAATTTTGGTGGACTGGACTGCACCACCTTTGTGGAAAATGTCATGGCGTTTAGTTTGATGCTGAAACGTCAACAGACCAATTTTGAAAGTTTTACCAAGAACTTGGAGACCGTTCGGTACAGAAATGGGGATTTAAAAGGTTATCCCTCTCGTTTGCATTACTTTACGGAATGGATTCGGAACAACGAGAAAAAAGGTTTGGTGAAGGATATTACTGCAGAATTGGGTGGTGTTGCGTTGGAAAAACCCATCAACTTTATGGGCACCCATCGTGATCTGTATCCGTTTTTGGCCAACGATACGAATTTTAAAGCCATGCTTACGGTGGAAAAAGAGCTTGCCAAGGAAAAGCTTTGCTACTTGCCCAAGGATCAAATCGAAAGCAAGGAACAGCTCATTAAATCGGGTGACATTATTGCGCTGGCCACTTCCATAAAAGGTTTGGACGTGACCCATACGGGCATTGCCATTCATCAACCGGACGGGCGACTGCATTTATTGCATGCTTCCAGCAAAAACGGGGAGGTGGAAATTTCTGAATTGCCTTTGGCGGATTACCTCAAAAACATCAAAAGCAATATTGGAATTATAGTAGCGAGACCGACCTTACTTCCGCTTTAA
- a CDS encoding AraC family transcriptional regulator: MNVKNIASGSYDEILVEDGFYILKIQNDTQEPKLIERDIDSTYIQFHFCLKGKSKFNFNEGNYYLEVNEENSLLLYNTQKDLPLDLVVSPGSWLLSVVMTIRKFHALFSNEADYIPFLSEENKEKKYYSQEMVSPATAVVLSQLMNYNLHPSIKKLYLKGKVYELISLYFNKTEDADLEQCPYLADEDNVRRIRMAKEIMISRMAEPPTLAELSQEVGLSLKKLKEGFKQIYGDSVFGFLFDYKMDYARKMLETGKHNVNEVGLKVGYSTASHFIASFKKKFGTTPKKYLTSNV, translated from the coding sequence ATGAATGTGAAAAATATCGCTAGCGGTTCTTATGATGAAATTTTGGTGGAAGATGGCTTTTACATCCTTAAAATCCAAAACGATACCCAAGAACCAAAACTTATTGAACGGGATATCGACAGTACCTATATCCAGTTTCATTTCTGTTTGAAGGGCAAATCCAAGTTCAACTTTAATGAAGGGAATTACTATTTGGAAGTCAACGAGGAAAACTCGCTCTTGCTTTACAATACCCAGAAGGATTTGCCGCTTGACTTAGTGGTCTCGCCAGGGTCATGGTTGCTTTCCGTGGTGATGACCATTAGAAAGTTCCACGCCCTATTTTCCAACGAAGCGGATTACATTCCTTTTTTGAGCGAGGAAAACAAGGAAAAGAAATACTATTCCCAAGAAATGGTATCGCCTGCCACAGCCGTTGTACTGAGCCAATTGATGAACTACAACCTGCATCCATCCATAAAAAAATTATACCTGAAAGGGAAGGTGTATGAATTGATTTCTCTCTACTTCAACAAAACCGAGGATGCCGATTTGGAACAGTGCCCTTATTTGGCGGATGAAGATAATGTGCGCCGTATCCGGATGGCCAAGGAAATCATGATTTCCCGTATGGCCGAACCGCCGACCTTGGCCGAACTATCACAAGAAGTTGGCTTGAGCCTTAAAAAATTAAAGGAGGGTTTTAAACAGATTTATGGGGACTCCGTTTTTGGATTTTTGTTCGATTATAAAATGGATTATGCCCGAAAAATGCTGGAAACCGGCAAACATAACGTCAACGAAGTAGGATTAAAGGTCGGATACAGCACTGCTAGCCATTTTATAGCCTCTTTTAAAAAGAAATTCGGTACTACGCCCAAAAAATATTTAACTTCAAACGTCTAA
- the hemC gene encoding hydroxymethylbilane synthase has translation MSKIIRIGTRDSELALWQATTVQQKLEALGYDTILVPTKSMGDQVLDKPLYELGVTGIFTKTLDVAMLKGDIDIAVHSMKDVPTQLPKGIVQVAVLERAMTHDILVHKGSGFLEQDQPATIATGSLRRKAQWLNKYPHHTVVDLRGNVNTRLLKLIENDWQGAIFAQAGLERIKLLPKDAIQLDWMIPAPAQGAMLIVAMENDAFTKEAVSQLNHTETELSTTIEREFLRTLEGGCTAPIGALAQIKDQKVYFEGVVFSLDGKQKIDIKKEVKLSEAQGLGKRSAEEVLQKGGDKLMQQIRNENNTVH, from the coding sequence ATGAGCAAAATTATCCGCATTGGAACCCGCGACAGCGAACTCGCGCTGTGGCAAGCTACCACCGTGCAACAAAAACTGGAAGCGCTCGGGTACGACACTATTTTAGTGCCCACCAAATCGATGGGGGACCAAGTGCTGGACAAACCGCTTTACGAACTGGGAGTTACCGGAATATTTACCAAAACCTTGGATGTGGCCATGCTCAAGGGCGACATTGATATTGCCGTCCATTCCATGAAAGATGTTCCTACGCAACTTCCCAAAGGTATTGTGCAAGTAGCCGTATTGGAGCGCGCCATGACCCATGACATATTGGTGCACAAAGGTTCTGGTTTTTTGGAACAGGACCAACCGGCTACCATTGCCACCGGAAGTTTGCGCAGAAAGGCCCAATGGTTGAACAAATATCCCCATCATACCGTGGTAGACCTCAGGGGAAATGTGAATACACGTCTCTTAAAATTAATTGAGAATGATTGGCAAGGGGCCATTTTTGCCCAGGCAGGACTGGAACGCATCAAATTGTTGCCCAAAGATGCCATTCAACTGGATTGGATGATTCCTGCACCCGCACAAGGTGCTATGCTCATTGTGGCCATGGAAAATGATGCATTCACCAAAGAAGCCGTATCCCAACTCAACCATACCGAAACCGAATTGTCCACAACTATCGAACGTGAATTTTTGCGGACCTTGGAGGGTGGTTGTACCGCACCCATTGGGGCTTTGGCCCAAATAAAAGACCAAAAGGTTTATTTTGAAGGCGTTGTTTTTTCGTTGGATGGAAAGCAGAAAATCGATATCAAAAAAGAGGTGAAACTATCCGAAGCCCAAGGGCTAGGTAAACGTAGTGCGGAAGAGGTATTGCAAAAAGGTGGTGATAAATTGATGCAGCAAATCAGAAATGAAAACAATACTGTCCACTAA
- a CDS encoding MATE family efflux transporter: MAKITSDELGQEPIGKLLIKQAVPASIGILVMSLNVLVDSIFVGNWIGPIAIAAINVVLPVSFFIAALGMAIGIGGSSIISRALGANNREKALKTFGNQITLTLLVTITMVALGLYFVDSLIPAFGGKGSIFGPAKIYYTIILYGVPFLALCMMGNSVIRAEGKPRFAMIAMIIPSVGNLLMDYIFIYVFDWGMHGAAWATTVGYLLCFFYVFYFFLSDNSELKIDVSHFGLDRPILREIGSLGFVTLARQAVTSIVYLLMNNILFNLGGEAMVAVYAIIGRMLMFALFPVFGVTQGFLPIAGYNYGAVKYDRVKESIYTAIKYAALVATLVFIVLMVFPSEIASLFLSNRPELSAEEIATNNFVLAHTPLAMRLVFAATPIIAIQLIGAAYFQAIGKATPALLLTLTRQGFFFIPLILVLPKFMGEIGVWLSFCIADVLSTIVTGFFLQKEIKSELS; the protein is encoded by the coding sequence ATGGCCAAAATAACCTCCGATGAACTGGGACAGGAACCCATTGGAAAATTACTGATCAAACAAGCTGTACCCGCTTCCATCGGTATTTTGGTGATGTCCCTGAACGTGCTGGTGGATTCCATTTTTGTCGGAAATTGGATCGGGCCCATAGCCATCGCTGCTATCAATGTAGTGCTGCCGGTATCCTTTTTTATTGCCGCCCTTGGAATGGCCATCGGTATTGGAGGTTCCAGTATCATTTCCCGTGCACTTGGTGCCAACAACCGCGAAAAAGCCCTAAAAACCTTCGGTAACCAGATTACCCTGACCTTATTGGTAACCATTACCATGGTGGCCCTTGGGCTTTACTTTGTGGATAGCCTGATTCCGGCCTTTGGAGGGAAAGGTTCTATTTTTGGACCTGCGAAGATTTACTACACCATCATTTTGTACGGAGTTCCCTTCTTGGCGCTCTGTATGATGGGAAATTCGGTCATCCGTGCCGAGGGCAAACCTCGCTTTGCCATGATAGCCATGATCATCCCATCCGTTGGGAACCTGTTGATGGACTACATCTTTATTTATGTGTTCGATTGGGGAATGCACGGGGCCGCATGGGCGACCACGGTGGGCTATTTGCTTTGTTTCTTTTACGTATTCTATTTTTTCCTGTCCGACAACTCCGAACTTAAGATAGATGTTTCCCATTTTGGATTGGACCGCCCCATCCTCCGTGAAATCGGTTCCTTGGGATTTGTGACATTGGCCCGCCAAGCTGTGACCAGTATTGTCTACTTATTGATGAACAATATATTGTTCAATCTGGGCGGGGAGGCCATGGTCGCGGTGTACGCGATTATCGGCAGGATGTTGATGTTTGCCCTGTTCCCGGTTTTTGGGGTTACTCAGGGGTTTTTGCCCATCGCGGGCTACAACTATGGTGCCGTCAAATACGATCGGGTGAAGGAATCCATCTACACCGCCATTAAATATGCGGCCTTGGTCGCAACCTTGGTCTTTATAGTGCTGATGGTCTTCCCGTCCGAAATCGCCTCCCTGTTTTTGAGCAATCGACCAGAATTGTCCGCAGAAGAAATCGCCACCAACAATTTTGTGCTTGCGCATACACCTTTGGCCATGCGCTTGGTCTTTGCCGCAACCCCTATAATTGCCATTCAGTTGATCGGGGCAGCTTATTTTCAGGCCATTGGGAAAGCTACCCCAGCCTTGTTGTTGACCTTGACCCGTCAAGGCTTCTTTTTTATCCCTTTGATTTTGGTACTGCCCAAATTTATGGGTGAAATAGGCGTATGGCTTTCGTTTTGTATTGCAGATGTGCTATCGACCATTGTAACCGGCTTCTTTCTTCAAAAGGAAATCAAGAGCGAACTCTCCTAA
- a CDS encoding uroporphyrinogen-III synthase, which yields MKTILSTKMLSLAQKELFLNSGLGLVEYDALKIELVDVRIPLDQVNYIFTSKNAVNAFLEQARHSDASRFAAFCVGEKTKRFLETNGMKVLEMAQNASDLARIIMEKHQHKSFLFLCGNKRRDELPETLTKNNVQYKELEVYRTHLNSKAFQRNFDGILFFSPSGIQSYLLENSVGNSTLFCIGDTTAAEARKYSNKIIVANKPTVENVLVQAIKEMSFRT from the coding sequence ATGAAAACAATACTGTCCACTAAAATGTTGAGCTTGGCCCAAAAAGAGCTTTTTTTAAATTCCGGTTTGGGATTAGTGGAGTACGATGCCCTAAAAATTGAGCTGGTTGACGTGAGAATTCCTTTGGACCAAGTGAACTATATTTTTACGAGCAAAAACGCAGTGAATGCTTTTTTGGAACAAGCCAGACATTCAGATGCATCGCGGTTCGCTGCCTTTTGCGTCGGAGAAAAAACCAAGAGATTTTTGGAAACCAATGGAATGAAAGTGTTGGAAATGGCCCAAAACGCCTCGGATTTGGCCAGGATTATCATGGAGAAGCATCAACACAAATCCTTTTTGTTTCTTTGCGGCAACAAGCGGAGGGATGAACTTCCTGAAACACTGACAAAAAATAACGTTCAGTATAAAGAATTGGAAGTGTATCGCACTCATTTGAATTCCAAAGCGTTTCAACGCAATTTTGATGGTATTTTGTTCTTTAGCCCAAGTGGCATCCAAAGCTATCTTTTGGAAAATTCAGTAGGAAACAGCACCCTCTTCTGTATTGGAGATACCACCGCCGCTGAGGCCAGAAAGTATTCAAACAAAATAATAGTTGCCAATAAGCCGACCGTAGAAAACGTGTTGGTCCAGGCGATAAAAGAAATGTCATTCCGCACTTGA
- a CDS encoding mechanosensitive ion channel family protein, whose protein sequence is MESFYDNVSKESLIYLGVTLVVLVILYWVTSVVLKRLGKNPNYLLPKTAFKRLAFPLILIFLSVLLRMKALRDILNLSEAGFWFRKISTILFIFAMAWVMIALLKIIKKAVIQNYDIGEADNLKARKVYTQFTILERIFIFIVILLATGFMLMSFEEIREVGISIFASAGVAGIIIGFSAQQFIGTILAGIQIAIAQPIKLDDVVIVEGEWGRIEEITLTYVVVSIWDKRRLIVPTPYFINQPFQNWTKTSSELMGTVFLYVDYNVPFDQLREEQTRILKDTDLWDGNVNVIQVTDTKPNYVEIRCLVSAKDSPTAWDLRVHLREKLIVYLQDNYPESIARTTRLSVEHKNGFNEK, encoded by the coding sequence ATGGAGTCTTTCTACGACAATGTTTCCAAAGAATCCCTGATTTATTTAGGTGTGACCCTAGTTGTGCTCGTGATACTTTATTGGGTCACTTCCGTAGTCCTGAAACGACTGGGAAAAAACCCTAACTATTTATTGCCCAAAACCGCTTTTAAACGGCTGGCATTTCCATTGATTCTCATTTTTCTCTCCGTCTTGCTTCGCATGAAAGCACTGCGGGACATTCTAAACCTATCGGAAGCTGGTTTCTGGTTTAGAAAAATCAGTACCATTCTTTTCATTTTTGCCATGGCATGGGTAATGATTGCCCTGCTTAAAATCATTAAAAAAGCGGTCATCCAAAATTATGACATAGGAGAAGCTGATAATTTAAAGGCCAGAAAGGTCTACACCCAGTTTACCATTTTGGAACGGATCTTTATTTTTATTGTTATCCTCTTGGCCACAGGATTTATGCTGATGAGCTTTGAGGAAATCCGCGAAGTGGGTATTAGCATTTTTGCCTCGGCAGGTGTAGCGGGAATCATTATTGGGTTTTCGGCCCAGCAGTTCATCGGGACCATTCTGGCAGGTATCCAAATTGCCATTGCACAGCCCATAAAACTGGATGATGTGGTCATTGTGGAGGGTGAATGGGGCCGCATTGAGGAGATTACCCTGACCTATGTGGTAGTGAGCATTTGGGACAAAAGGCGCTTGATCGTACCGACGCCCTATTTTATCAACCAACCCTTTCAGAATTGGACGAAAACCTCTTCAGAGCTGATGGGGACCGTATTCCTTTATGTAGATTACAATGTCCCTTTTGATCAACTGCGCGAGGAACAGACACGAATTTTGAAGGATACCGACCTGTGGGACGGCAATGTGAACGTAATACAAGTAACCGATACCAAACCCAATTATGTAGAGATCCGATGTTTGGTAAGTGCCAAGGATTCTCCCACAGCTTGGGATTTACGGGTCCATCTCCGCGAAAAACTTATTGTGTATTTACAGGACAACTATCCGGAGAGCATTGCCAGAACCACCCGATTATCGGTTGAACATAAAAACGGTTTTAATGAGAAATAG
- a CDS encoding DUF3050 domain-containing protein, with protein MKIEILEQELQPLREQLKNHPLYAQLETIEDIKTFMESHVYAVWDFMSLLKALQQQLTCVGLPWHPATDTAVARFINEIVLEEESDFNEKGEAKSHFEMYLDAMKEVEADTQKVEATISSFTDLATISAQIEKADLNEAERDFLQFTFKVINTQEPHIIAAAFTFGREDLIPDMFLGIIEQSGEQGASQYKKLEYYLKRHIELDGDEHGPLALRMIKALCGSDDQKWNDVLEHSKQALHYRIALWNSIAEKLKENKGNLVNAL; from the coding sequence ATGAAAATTGAAATCTTGGAGCAAGAACTCCAACCTCTTCGGGAACAACTCAAGAACCATCCGCTATACGCCCAATTGGAAACCATTGAGGACATCAAGACCTTTATGGAGAGCCATGTGTATGCCGTTTGGGATTTTATGTCACTTTTAAAGGCGCTTCAGCAGCAGCTTACCTGCGTTGGTTTGCCTTGGCATCCGGCAACGGATACTGCTGTAGCCCGATTCATCAATGAGATTGTGTTGGAGGAGGAGAGCGACTTTAATGAAAAAGGAGAGGCCAAAAGTCATTTTGAAATGTATTTGGATGCCATGAAAGAAGTTGAAGCTGACACCCAAAAAGTGGAAGCAACAATTTCTTCGTTTACGGATTTGGCAACGATATCTGCCCAAATTGAGAAGGCTGACCTCAATGAAGCAGAAAGAGACTTTCTTCAGTTCACTTTTAAGGTCATCAATACCCAAGAACCGCATATCATCGCAGCTGCTTTTACTTTTGGTCGCGAAGACTTGATTCCCGATATGTTTTTGGGCATTATCGAACAATCGGGCGAACAGGGCGCTAGCCAATACAAGAAACTGGAGTACTACCTGAAAAGGCACATCGAGTTGGATGGGGACGAGCATGGACCTTTAGCGCTGCGCATGATCAAGGCGCTTTGTGGTTCCGATGACCAAAAATGGAACGATGTTCTGGAGCACAGCAAACAGGCATTGCACTATCGAATAGCGCTTTGGAACAGTATTGCTGAAAAACTGAAGGAGAACAAAGGTAATTTGGTGAATGCGTTGTAG
- a CDS encoding ThuA domain-containing protein: MKFIPLFLLALCFTLPIMAQDDPTIEAEAKKMPELVLVFTKTEGYRHKSIEKGVQTLRELGRQNGFIALQTESGEDFTVQNLGNYKLVVFLNTTMDVLDATQQRAFESYIKSGGAYMGVHAAADTEYDWSWYGKLVGGYFDSHPSNPNVRKATINVVNKSHPATEHLSDTWIRTDEWYNYKTLSSETTVLLNLDESSYEGGTNGTNHPIAWYQEFDGGRAFYTGGGHTDDSYDEPMFRQHLLGAIEWCLKRK; the protein is encoded by the coding sequence ATGAAATTCATACCACTTTTCTTGCTCGCTCTTTGTTTTACGCTTCCCATTATGGCTCAAGATGACCCTACCATCGAGGCCGAGGCGAAAAAAATGCCTGAATTGGTGCTGGTATTTACCAAAACGGAAGGCTACAGGCATAAATCTATTGAAAAAGGGGTCCAAACCTTAAGGGAATTGGGACGGCAAAATGGTTTTATTGCCTTGCAGACGGAGTCGGGTGAGGACTTTACGGTCCAAAATCTAGGTAACTACAAGCTTGTGGTGTTTCTGAATACCACCATGGATGTCTTGGATGCTACACAGCAACGGGCTTTTGAGTCTTACATAAAAAGTGGTGGCGCTTATATGGGTGTTCATGCTGCGGCAGATACCGAATATGACTGGTCTTGGTACGGAAAGTTGGTAGGGGGTTACTTCGATTCCCATCCTAGCAACCCCAATGTCCGAAAAGCGACCATCAATGTGGTCAACAAGTCGCATCCGGCAACGGAACATCTTTCAGATACTTGGATACGAACCGATGAGTGGTACAATTACAAAACCCTAAGTTCGGAAACTACGGTGTTGCTCAATTTGGATGAAAGCAGCTACGAAGGTGGCACCAATGGCACCAACCATCCGATTGCATGGTATCAGGAATTCGATGGGGGCAGGGCTTTTTACACTGGTGGCGGCCATACCGATGATTCTTATGATGAACCCATGTTCCGTCAACACCTTTTGGGAGCCATCGAATGGTGTTTAAAGCGGAAGTAA
- the hemH gene encoding ferrochelatase, producing MKKGVLLVNLGSPDSPTAKDVKPYLDEFLMDERVIDVNPVLRNIIVRGIILNFRPKKSAEAYSKIWWEEGSPLIILSKRFTEKVQKHTDLPIALGMRYGSMSIKEGLQELKDKGVDEVFLVPLYPHYAMSSYETVVVKALEVQQKDFPEMHLTTLPAFYSNPDYIKVLSKSIAEGLKDFDYEHILFSYHGIPERHIRKSDPTKFHCKLDGQCCKTNSVAHHTCYRHQCYDTTELVIKELGLPKDKVSTSFQSRLGSDPWLQPFTDKEFERLGHEGIKKLAVITPAFVSDCLETLEEIAMEGQEQFEEAGGEHYKHVPCLNDRDDWAELMANWIKDWEEKGALPETHIR from the coding sequence GTGAAAAAAGGAGTTTTATTGGTCAATTTGGGATCTCCGGATAGCCCAACCGCAAAGGATGTAAAGCCGTATTTGGATGAATTTTTGATGGATGAGCGTGTTATCGACGTAAATCCTGTGTTGAGGAACATCATTGTGAGAGGCATCATTTTGAATTTCCGTCCCAAAAAATCTGCTGAGGCCTATTCCAAAATTTGGTGGGAAGAAGGTTCTCCCCTCATTATTCTGTCCAAACGTTTCACGGAAAAAGTACAAAAGCATACCGACCTTCCCATTGCTTTAGGGATGCGCTATGGCTCCATGTCCATCAAGGAAGGATTGCAGGAATTGAAGGATAAGGGCGTTGATGAGGTTTTTTTGGTGCCATTGTATCCGCACTATGCCATGTCATCCTACGAAACCGTGGTGGTAAAGGCACTGGAGGTGCAACAAAAGGACTTTCCTGAGATGCACTTAACAACCCTTCCCGCTTTTTACAGCAACCCGGATTACATCAAAGTACTATCCAAAAGTATTGCTGAAGGCTTAAAGGATTTTGATTACGAACATATCTTGTTTTCGTATCACGGAATTCCCGAAAGGCATATCCGAAAATCTGACCCTACCAAGTTCCATTGTAAACTGGATGGCCAATGCTGTAAGACCAATTCCGTGGCACACCATACCTGTTACCGTCACCAGTGCTACGATACTACCGAGTTGGTCATCAAAGAGCTTGGGCTTCCAAAAGATAAGGTCAGCACTTCGTTCCAATCCAGATTGGGGAGCGATCCATGGTTGCAGCCCTTTACGGATAAGGAGTTTGAACGTCTAGGTCACGAAGGCATCAAAAAACTGGCAGTGATTACCCCTGCGTTTGTGAGTGATTGCTTGGAGACCTTAGAGGAAATCGCCATGGAAGGACAGGAGCAGTTCGAAGAAGCCGGTGGAGAACATTATAAACATGTTCCCTGTTTGAACGACCGCGACGATTGGGCCGAACTAATGGCCAACTGGATCAAGGATTGGGAGGAAAAAGGAGCATTGCCCGAAACCCATATCCGATAA
- the hemA gene encoding glutamyl-tRNA reductase, whose protein sequence is MRDYHISKHNSFYAIGLSYKKADAEVRGKFSLDVPAIDRILGKAKEFGIDGLLAISTCNRTELYGFAQHPYQLIKLLCDETPGTVEEFQEVAYVYKNHDAISHMFKVGTGLDSQILGDFEIISQIKQGFYRSKKQDMANPFLERLCNSVIQASKRIKNETEISSGATSVAFASVKYILDNVDDISNKNILLFGTGKIGRNTCENLVKHSNNSHITLINRTRAKAEDIAGKFQLTVKDYGDLQTEIRKTDILVVATGAQLPTVSKAIIHPKKPLLVLDLSVPKNVSDDVRELDNVTLVHLDQLSQITDETLSKRKEYVPKAEAIIEKVKKDFLKWLESRKFAPVINALKDKLNTMKAEEIDFQTKKIEGFDQIQAEIISDRIIQKITKQFANHLKSNEVDTDDSLELIQKVFQLELHSK, encoded by the coding sequence ATGAGGGACTACCATATTTCAAAACATAATTCCTTCTATGCCATTGGGTTGAGTTACAAGAAGGCAGATGCAGAGGTTAGAGGAAAGTTCAGTCTGGATGTTCCTGCTATTGACCGTATTTTGGGCAAGGCAAAGGAATTTGGAATTGATGGCCTGTTGGCTATTTCCACATGTAACAGAACCGAACTATACGGTTTTGCACAACACCCCTACCAACTTATCAAATTGCTGTGCGACGAAACCCCTGGTACCGTTGAAGAATTTCAGGAAGTGGCCTACGTGTACAAAAATCACGATGCCATATCTCATATGTTTAAAGTGGGCACTGGTCTGGACAGTCAGATTCTGGGCGACTTTGAAATCATCAGCCAAATAAAGCAAGGGTTTTACCGATCCAAAAAGCAGGATATGGCCAATCCTTTCCTGGAACGCTTGTGTAATTCGGTAATCCAAGCAAGCAAGCGAATCAAAAACGAAACAGAAATTTCCTCTGGTGCCACTTCGGTTGCCTTTGCCTCGGTTAAATATATCTTGGATAATGTAGACGACATTTCCAACAAGAACATTTTGTTGTTCGGGACAGGCAAGATTGGACGGAACACCTGTGAAAATTTGGTGAAGCACTCCAATAATTCCCATATCACTTTGATCAACAGAACGCGTGCGAAGGCGGAAGATATTGCCGGTAAGTTCCAATTGACGGTAAAAGATTATGGCGACCTTCAAACGGAAATCCGAAAAACCGACATTTTAGTGGTGGCCACAGGGGCTCAATTGCCCACCGTTTCCAAGGCCATCATCCATCCCAAAAAACCTTTGCTGGTTTTGGACCTATCGGTGCCCAAAAACGTTTCTGATGATGTAAGGGAATTGGACAATGTGACCTTGGTGCATTTGGACCAACTTTCCCAAATTACCGACGAGACCCTGTCCAAGAGAAAGGAATATGTTCCCAAAGCGGAAGCCATCATAGAAAAGGTAAAAAAGGATTTCCTCAAATGGTTGGAAAGCCGAAAATTTGCCCCGGTCATCAATGCCCTAAAGGACAAACTCAACACCATGAAAGCCGAGGAAATCGACTTTCAGACCAAAAAAATTGAAGGATTCGACCAAATACAAGCGGAAATCATCTCCGACCGTATCATCCAAAAAATCACCAAGCAGTTTGCCAACCACCTAAAGAGCAACGAGGTCGATACCGATGATAGCCTGGAACTGATACAAAAGGTCTTTCAGCTAGAACTACATTCCAAATGA